A region of Saccharococcus thermophilus DNA encodes the following proteins:
- the fapR gene encoding transcription factor FapR has translation MRKSKRERQRLLQETIRENPFITDEELAEKFSVSVQTIRLDRLELSIPELRERIKHVAKQSLADKVRALPLEEVIGEIIDIEPDHSAISIFDVKAEHVFRRNRIARGHHLFAQANSLAVAVINDELALTAKANIRFTRQVKENERVVAKAKVVGEKENGRTIVEVNSYVGQELVFSGTFEMYRSNNEKKDGDSYEDRD, from the coding sequence ATGAGAAAAAGCAAACGAGAGCGACAACGGCTTTTGCAAGAGACGATTCGTGAAAATCCGTTTATTACCGATGAAGAGTTAGCGGAAAAATTTTCGGTCAGCGTCCAGACGATCCGCTTGGACCGGCTGGAGCTGTCGATACCGGAGTTGCGCGAACGCATTAAGCATGTTGCAAAGCAGTCGCTGGCAGATAAAGTAAGGGCGCTTCCGCTCGAGGAAGTGATCGGTGAAATTATTGATATCGAGCCGGACCATAGCGCGATTTCTATTTTTGATGTGAAAGCGGAACATGTGTTTAGACGAAACCGCATTGCCCGTGGCCATCATTTGTTTGCTCAGGCCAACTCGCTTGCCGTTGCCGTCATCAACGATGAACTTGCCTTGACGGCCAAAGCAAATATCCGTTTTACGAGGCAAGTAAAAGAAAATGAACGCGTTGTGGCGAAAGCAAAAGTAGTTGGGGAAAAAGAAAACGGCCGGACGATCGTCGAAGTCAACAGCTATGTCGGGCAGGAGCTCGTTTTTTCCGGAACGTTTGAAATGTATCGATCCAACAATGAGAAAAAGGATGGAGACAGCTATGAAGATCGCGATTGA
- a CDS encoding acyl carrier protein yields MADVLERVTKIIVDRLGVEESQVTLDASFKDDLGADSLDIVELVMELEDEFNMEISDEEAEKIVTVGDAVNYIKSHM; encoded by the coding sequence ATGGCAGACGTATTAGAACGCGTAACGAAAATTATCGTAGACCGTCTAGGTGTCGAAGAATCGCAAGTAACGCTAGATGCATCTTTCAAAGATGATCTTGGCGCTGACTCCCTAGATATCGTTGAACTCGTAATGGAATTAGAAGATGAATTTAATATGGAAATTTCCGATGAAGAAGCGGAAAAAATTGTCACAGTAGGAGACGCTGTGAACTACATAAAAAGCCACATGTAA
- the fabD gene encoding ACP S-malonyltransferase, with product MGKIAFIFPGQGSQTVGMGKDIAESDANARALFQAADERLGFSLSSLIFEGPQETLTLTYNAQPALLTTSIALLEKVKEAGITADYVAGHSLGEYTALVAAGVLSFADAVYAVRKRGEFMEEAVPAGTGTMAAVLGMDAAALEAVTNEVSAQGDPVQLANLNCPGQIVISGSKAGVEKAGQLAKERGAKRVIPLEVSGPFHSSLMKPAAGKLQEVLNGVAIHDAKIPVIANVTAEPVVKKEEISRLLIEQLYSPVRWEESVKTMITLGVDTFIEIGPGKVLSGLVKKIDRNVRVHAVNDLETLKSTVAAVKGE from the coding sequence ATGGGGAAAATCGCTTTTATTTTTCCAGGACAAGGATCGCAGACGGTAGGCATGGGAAAAGATATTGCCGAAAGCGATGCCAATGCGCGTGCACTGTTTCAAGCCGCCGATGAACGTTTAGGATTTTCGCTTTCCTCGCTTATTTTCGAAGGCCCGCAGGAGACGCTGACGTTAACGTACAACGCCCAGCCGGCTTTATTGACGACAAGTATCGCCCTGCTTGAAAAAGTAAAAGAGGCAGGGATTACAGCCGATTATGTTGCCGGCCATAGTTTGGGAGAATATACAGCGTTGGTGGCAGCAGGCGTGCTTTCGTTTGCTGATGCGGTCTATGCGGTGCGAAAACGCGGTGAGTTTATGGAAGAAGCGGTGCCGGCCGGCACAGGAACGATGGCGGCTGTATTAGGAATGGACGCCGCGGCGCTTGAAGCGGTAACAAACGAAGTATCAGCGCAAGGAGATCCGGTGCAGTTGGCAAATTTAAACTGCCCAGGCCAGATTGTTATCTCCGGTTCGAAAGCAGGTGTGGAAAAAGCCGGTCAGCTGGCGAAAGAGCGCGGCGCCAAACGAGTGATTCCGCTCGAGGTAAGCGGGCCGTTTCATTCGTCTTTAATGAAACCGGCGGCCGGCAAATTGCAAGAAGTGTTAAACGGCGTTGCTATTCACGATGCGAAAATTCCGGTCATCGCCAATGTGACCGCGGAGCCGGTTGTGAAAAAAGAAGAGATTTCGCGCTTATTAATCGAACAGTTATATTCTCCAGTGCGCTGGGAAGAATCAGTAAAAACGATGATCACTTTAGGAGTGGATACGTTTATTGAAATCGGTCCAGGGAAAGTGCTATCCGGGCTGGTGAAAAAAATTGACCGCAACGTGCGCGTGCATGCTGTCAATGATTTAGAAACATTGAAATCAACCGTTGCGGCTGTGAAAGGAGAGTAA
- the plsX gene encoding phosphate acyltransferase PlsX, with translation MKIAIDAMGGDHAPKEIVLGAMKAVQHFTDVHIMLLGDEAQIRSHLTNEERITIVHTDEVIEATDEPVRAVRRKKNASMVLMAQEVKEGRADACISAGNTGALMAAGLFVVGRIAGIDRPALAPTLPTVGGEGFLFLDVGANVDARPEHLLQYALMGHVYAQKVRGISQPRIGLLNVGTEDQKGNDVAKRTFQLLKETDLHFIGNVEARDLLQGVADVVVTDGFTGNVALKTIEGTAISVFSMLKQALTSSLSSRLAAAVLKPRLVQLKKMMDYSEYGGAALFGLNAPVIKAHGSSDANAIFHAVRQAREMVANDIIATIKESLEQNHS, from the coding sequence ATGAAGATCGCGATTGATGCAATGGGAGGAGACCACGCTCCAAAAGAAATCGTGCTCGGGGCGATGAAAGCGGTGCAGCATTTTACCGATGTACATATTATGCTGCTTGGCGATGAGGCGCAAATTCGCTCGCACCTTACGAATGAGGAACGAATTACGATCGTTCATACCGATGAAGTGATTGAGGCGACCGATGAGCCGGTGCGGGCGGTGAGAAGAAAGAAGAACGCGTCAATGGTGTTGATGGCGCAAGAAGTGAAAGAAGGACGAGCCGACGCTTGCATCTCAGCTGGCAATACGGGCGCACTAATGGCGGCAGGACTGTTTGTTGTCGGACGGATCGCTGGAATTGATCGGCCGGCGCTCGCTCCGACGCTTCCGACCGTCGGCGGCGAAGGATTTTTATTTTTAGATGTCGGCGCCAACGTTGATGCCCGTCCGGAACATTTATTGCAGTACGCGTTAATGGGACATGTATACGCCCAAAAAGTAAGAGGCATTTCCCAGCCGCGCATTGGCTTGTTGAATGTCGGAACAGAAGATCAAAAAGGAAACGATGTCGCTAAACGCACGTTTCAGCTTTTGAAAGAGACGGACCTTCATTTTATCGGCAATGTCGAAGCGCGCGATTTATTGCAAGGTGTCGCTGATGTTGTCGTTACTGACGGGTTTACCGGCAATGTCGCGCTCAAAACGATCGAAGGCACGGCGATATCCGTATTTTCGATGTTAAAGCAGGCGTTGACAAGCAGTTTATCAAGCAGATTAGCGGCAGCCGTGTTAAAGCCGAGACTCGTTCAATTAAAAAAGATGATGGATTATTCCGAATATGGCGGAGCGGCGCTGTTTGGCTTAAACGCTCCGGTGATTAAAGCGCACGGTTCGTCCGATGCCAATGCGATCTTTCACGCGGTGCGCCAGGCGCGGGAAATGGTAGCCAACGACATTATCGCCACCATCAAAGAGTCGCTCGAACAAAACCATTCGTAA
- the recG gene encoding ATP-dependent DNA helicase RecG: MNRELQQPVTAIKGIGEETSEALKEMGITTIEQLLMHVPYRYEDYELKDLAEVKHDEKVTVEGKVHSEPSLTYYTKKKSRLTFRLLVGRYLITVVCFNRPYLKGKIAMDDTVTVIGKWDQHRQTITAYEVKLGPLPQTKEIEPVYSVRGSITVKGMRRFIKLALTQYGAAIDDPLPLSIRRAYRLVSKQEALRSVHFPRSHEELKQARRRLVYEEFLLFQLKIHALRKVAREYSQGIAHSFSTEKLDAFIGQLPFPLTNAQRRVIAEILADMRAPYRMNRLLQGDVGSGKTVVAAVVLYATVLSGYQGALMVPTEILAEQHAHSMRQLFAATDVKVALLTSSVKGKKRREILEQLAAGDIDIMIGTHALIQEEVNFKKLGLVITDEQHRFGVEQRRVLREKGQSPDVLMMTATPIPRTLAITAFGEMDVSVIDEMPAGRKKVKTYWVKHHMFERVLDFIEKEIQKGRQAYIICPLIEESEKLDVQNAIDVHSMLTHYYRGKYNIGLMHGRLSAEEKEEVMKAFSENRVQVLVSTTVVEVGVNVPNATVMVIYDAERFGLAQLHQLRGRVGRGDEQSYCILIADPKSEIGKERMRIMTETTDGFVLSEKDLQLRGPGDFFGTKQSGMPEFRFGDIVHDYRILEVARGDAAKLIESKAFWHDESYQCLRLYLQESGVLDGEKLD, encoded by the coding sequence GTGAATCGCGAGTTGCAACAGCCAGTTACCGCAATCAAAGGAATCGGCGAAGAGACGAGCGAAGCGCTGAAAGAAATGGGAATTACCACGATCGAACAGCTGCTTATGCATGTTCCATATCGTTATGAAGATTATGAGCTAAAAGATTTGGCGGAAGTCAAACATGATGAAAAAGTAACGGTCGAGGGGAAGGTTCATAGCGAGCCTTCTCTTACGTATTATACGAAAAAAAAATCGCGCCTAACGTTTCGTCTCCTTGTCGGGCGGTATTTAATCACGGTCGTTTGTTTCAACCGTCCTTATTTAAAAGGAAAAATAGCGATGGATGATACGGTGACGGTTATCGGCAAGTGGGATCAGCACCGCCAGACGATTACCGCTTATGAAGTGAAGCTCGGGCCGCTCCCGCAAACAAAAGAAATCGAGCCTGTTTATTCCGTGCGCGGCTCGATTACAGTGAAAGGAATGCGGCGTTTCATCAAGCTGGCACTTACGCAATACGGCGCGGCGATCGACGACCCGCTCCCGCTTTCGATCCGGCGCGCCTACCGGCTCGTTTCTAAGCAAGAAGCGCTGCGCTCCGTCCACTTCCCGCGTTCGCATGAAGAATTGAAACAGGCGAGACGGAGACTGGTATATGAAGAGTTTTTGCTGTTTCAACTGAAAATTCATGCGCTGCGCAAAGTAGCGCGTGAATATTCGCAAGGAATCGCCCATTCGTTTTCCACAGAAAAGCTGGACGCTTTTATAGGGCAGCTGCCATTTCCGCTAACGAATGCGCAGCGGCGCGTCATCGCGGAAATTCTTGCCGATATGCGCGCCCCATATCGCATGAACCGGCTGCTTCAAGGTGATGTCGGTTCAGGAAAAACGGTCGTGGCGGCCGTCGTCTTATACGCCACCGTTCTCTCCGGCTACCAGGGGGCGCTGATGGTGCCTACGGAAATTTTAGCGGAACAGCACGCCCACTCGATGCGGCAGCTATTTGCCGCCACTGACGTCAAGGTCGCGCTCTTAACGAGTTCGGTGAAAGGAAAGAAACGAAGAGAAATTTTAGAGCAGCTCGCCGCCGGCGACATTGATATTATGATCGGCACCCATGCGCTCATTCAAGAAGAAGTGAATTTTAAGAAACTTGGTTTAGTCATTACGGATGAACAGCATCGATTTGGCGTCGAGCAGCGCCGCGTTTTGCGTGAAAAAGGGCAGTCGCCGGACGTATTGATGATGACGGCCACCCCGATCCCGCGCACCCTCGCCATCACCGCGTTTGGGGAAATGGATGTGTCGGTGATTGATGAAATGCCGGCAGGAAGAAAAAAGGTGAAGACGTATTGGGTCAAGCACCATATGTTCGAGCGGGTGCTTGATTTTATCGAAAAAGAAATTCAAAAAGGACGGCAGGCTTATATCATTTGTCCGCTGATTGAAGAATCGGAAAAGTTGGATGTGCAAAATGCGATTGATGTCCATAGCATGCTTACGCATTATTACAGAGGAAAATACAACATCGGACTGATGCATGGGCGTCTTTCCGCGGAAGAAAAGGAAGAAGTGATGAAGGCGTTTAGCGAAAACCGCGTCCAAGTGTTAGTTTCCACTACTGTAGTAGAAGTAGGAGTCAACGTGCCAAACGCTACCGTCATGGTTATCTATGATGCCGAACGGTTTGGCTTGGCGCAGCTCCACCAGTTGCGCGGCCGGGTCGGCCGCGGCGATGAACAGTCGTATTGCATTTTGATCGCCGACCCGAAATCCGAAATCGGAAAAGAGCGCATGCGCATTATGACGGAAACGACGGATGGATTTGTGCTGTCAGAGAAAGATTTACAGCTGCGCGGTCCAGGTGATTTTTTCGGCACCAAACAAAGCGGCATGCCGGAATTTCGATTTGGAGATATCGTGCATGATTATCGCATTTTAGAAGTCGCTCGTGGCGATGCGGCGAAACTGATTGAATCGAAAGCGTTTTGGCATGATGAGTCATATCAATGCTTGCGCCTTTATTTGCAAGAGTCGGGCGTATTGGACGGCGAAAAACTAGATTGA
- the fabG gene encoding 3-oxoacyl-[acyl-carrier-protein] reductase, whose protein sequence is MLQGKVALVTGASRGIGRAIALELARQGANVAVNYAGSEAKAYEVVEEIKKMGKEAVAIQADVSSAEAVERMVKTVLEQFGRIDILVNNAGITRDNLLMRMKEEEWDQVMNTNLKGVFHCIKAVTRPMMKQRYGRIVNIASIVGISGNPGQANYVAAKAGVIGLTKTAARELASRNITVNAVAPGFITTDMTDSLSDELKAEMLKQIPLARFGEPEDVAKVVAFLVSDAASYMTGQTLHVDGGMVM, encoded by the coding sequence ATGTTGCAAGGGAAAGTAGCGCTTGTCACGGGAGCGTCGCGTGGCATCGGCCGGGCGATTGCGCTCGAACTTGCCCGTCAAGGGGCAAATGTAGCCGTCAATTACGCCGGCAGCGAGGCAAAAGCGTATGAAGTGGTCGAAGAAATCAAAAAGATGGGCAAAGAGGCGGTGGCGATCCAAGCGGACGTTTCCAGCGCCGAAGCTGTCGAGCGCATGGTAAAAACGGTGCTAGAGCAGTTTGGCCGCATCGATATTTTAGTGAACAATGCCGGCATTACCCGCGATAATTTATTGATGCGCATGAAAGAGGAAGAATGGGATCAGGTGATGAATACGAACTTAAAAGGGGTATTTCATTGTATAAAGGCGGTGACGCGGCCGATGATGAAACAGCGCTATGGCCGCATCGTCAACATCGCTTCCATCGTCGGCATCAGCGGCAATCCGGGGCAAGCAAACTATGTCGCCGCTAAAGCAGGGGTCATCGGATTGACAAAAACGGCGGCGCGGGAACTTGCCAGCCGCAACATTACGGTCAATGCCGTCGCGCCAGGGTTCATCACGACGGACATGACCGACAGTCTTAGCGACGAATTAAAAGCGGAAATGTTAAAACAAATTCCGCTCGCTCGCTTTGGCGAGCCGGAAGACGTCGCCAAAGTCGTTGCCTTTCTCGTATCGGACGCAGCCAGCTACATGACCGGACAAACGCTCCATGTCGATGGCGGAATGGTGATGTAA